The Erigeron canadensis isolate Cc75 chromosome 4, C_canadensis_v1, whole genome shotgun sequence genome window below encodes:
- the LOC122595503 gene encoding rop guanine nucleotide exchange factor 1-like: MEPNNNNNNNNVSPASTSSSSNCSSGRRRCSYSISADVSSESEESSSGFSKSSCSSFAVSGTDSVFQMPLFSFPLMSNNNNDNDNEEIKCWDSSNSNKQPSQPLNKNHLNDSDLPLEIDMMKEKFAKLLLGEDMSGGGKGVCTALAISNAITNLSASVFGELWRLEPLATQKKAMWQREMEWLLSVSDSIVDFVPSTQQSPSGGSYEVMATKPRADLALNLPALKKLDSMLISMLDGFCKTEFWYVDRGIVLAETDNCEAFPARVCGGRPSIRQEEKWWLPYPKVPPNGLSEDARKRLQQCRDCTNQILKAALAINSNVLAEMEIPNAYLESLPKNGKACLGDIIYRYITAEKFSPDYLLDCLDLSSEHHTLEVANRVEGAIYTWKLKDCKKNTNHSKAKHLSWSGKVKGLVVDGDRNSQLVQRAETLLHSLRLRFPGLPQTSLDMTKIQYNKDVGQSILESYSRVMESLAFNIMARIDDVIFVDDATKRCMASESLSTFDRGGLGGRPILKRMSPSPFSIQHTPYASPFATPTFCISPTLIRSPGRAPTPINGDTCANDMLDIPKPADLNKLWTYAGSNVTERD, translated from the exons ATGGAaccaaacaacaacaacaacaacaataatgtATCACCGGCAAGTACCAGCAGCAGCAGTAACTGTAGTagtggaagaagaagatgtAGCTATAGTATCAGCGCTGACGTCAGCAGCGAGTCTGAAGAGAGTTCAAGTGGTTTTTCGAAATCTTCTTGTTCTTCATTTGCTGTTTCGGGCACTGATTCTGTTTTTCAAATGCCCCTTTTTAGTTTTCCCCTAatgagtaataataataatgataatgacaaTGAGGAAATTAAGTGTTGGGATAGTAGCAACAGCAACAAACAGCCCTCTCAGCCTCTGAATAAGAATCATCTGAATGATTCTGATTTGCCATTAG AGATTGATATGATGAAGGAGAAGTTTGCTAAGCTTCTGCTTGGGGAGGACATGTCTGGAGGAGGTAAAGGTGTATGTACTGCGTTAGCAATTTCAAATGCTATAACAAATCTTTCTG CATCTGTATTtggggagctttggaggttggaACCGTTAGCAACTCAAAAGAAGGCAATGTGGCAAAGGGAAATGGAATGGCTTTTATCAGTAAGCGACTCCATTGTGGATTTTGTACCTTCAACACAACAATCTCCGTCTGGAGGTTCTTATGAAGTAATGGCAACAAAACCACGGGCTGATTTGGCTCTAAATCTTCCAGCTCTAAAGAAGCTTGATTCAATGTTGATTAGTATGCTAGATGGGTTTTGTAAAACAGAGTTTTGGTATGTGGACCGTGGTATAGTTTTAGCAGAAACTGACAATTGTGAAGCATTTCCGGCCCGTGTTTGTGGAGGGAGGCCGTCAATTAGGCAAGAGGAGAAATGGTGGTTACCATATCCGAAAGTACCTCCAAACGGGTTATCTGAGGATGCCAGAAAGAGATTGCAGCAATGCAGGGACTGCACAAATCAGATATTGAAGGCGGCCTTGGCAATAAATAGTAATGTGCTTGCTGAGATGGAGATCCCAAACGCTTACTTGGAATCCTTACCCAAG AATGGAAAAGCATGTTTAGGCGACATCATCTATCGATACATAACTGCTGAAAAGTTCTCTCCAGATTATCTTCTTGATTGCTTAGACTTGTCATCAGAGCACCACACTCTGGAAGTTGCAAATCGGGTTGAGGGGGCAATTTATACGTGGAAACTGAAAGATTGCaagaaaaatacaaatcatTCAAAAGCCAAGCATTTATCATGGAGTGGGAAAGTTAAGGGGCTAGTTGTTGATGGTGACAGGAATTCTCAATTAGTACAAAGAGCAGAAACCCTGCTTCATAGCTTGAGGTTACGATTTCCAGGCCTTCCTCAAACTTCATTGGATATGACCAAAATTCAATATAACAAG GATGTTGGGCAGTCGATTCTTGAAAGCTACTCAAGGGTAATGGAGAGCTTGGCATTTAACATAATGGCAAGAATTGATGACGTTATCTTTGTAGATGATGCTACAAAACGTTGTATGGCTTCAGAATCTTTATCCACATTCGACCGAGGAGGTCTTGGAGGCCGTCCAATCCTAAAACGGATGTCACCAAGTCCCTTCTCAATCCAACACACACCTTACGCCTCTCCATTTGCCACTCCAACTTTCTGTATTTCCCCTACTTTAATCCGTAGCCCCGGAAGAGCACCTACACCTATCAATGGCGATACTTGTGCCAATGATATGTTAGATATCCCAAAGCCTGCTGACCTGAACAAGCTTTGGACGTATGCCGGAAGTAATGTAACAGAGCGGGATTGA
- the LOC122595800 gene encoding DDB1- and CUL4-associated factor 8-like, with protein sequence MIPSSSSSSSRMSMSKKRDRPSLDTAVFDICRREIGHLSNRKFAIRLAASEDIVLRLGLLRKLDRHRGCVNTVGFNDSGDILVSGSDDRKVILWDWEMGSVKLSYHSGHINNVFQAKIMPGTDDRSIVTCAADGQVRHALIPEHGEVEPKLLGKHRRRAHKLANEPGSPHIFYTCGEDGLVQHFDLRTGVGTHLFTCKSLPGRNYSMHAVDLNSIAIDPRNPNLFVIGGSDEFTRLYDIRRYKWDSSNNFGQPADYFCPKHIAGDENLGITGLAYSDQSELLVSYCDEFIYLFSKDMGLGNDVNLILDNDSCSSNSETETDDKCGPRVYKGHINSMTVKGVNFFGPKCEYIVSGSDCGRMFIWRRSDAELIRVLEADKQVVNCIESHPYAAMLASSGLERDIKIWTPSEVDKATLPTDIHKVFARRFLFLPNFDVGSGDEYYSNDFDDDNEDSSIDSEDEDYQDEDDNDDYYDDEDDDNDDDDDDDDDDDDDDDDGVGVGDEEVDGDVMMEVDGEVVTEVDDFTCDAHEDPIENDIQVFNSASNDEYGDSLEDFPDDEE encoded by the exons ATgattccttcttcttcttctagtTCCTCCAG gatgtCAATGTCAAAGAAAAGAGACCGCCCAAGCCTTGATACCGCTGTGTTCGATATCTGCCGCCGTGAAATCGGCCATCTCTCTAACCGTAAATTCGCCATACGACTTGCCGCTTCTGag GATATAGTCTTAAGACTTGGTCTTTTGAGGAAGCTGGATCGACACCGTGGATGTGTAAACACGGTTGGATTCAATGACAGTGGAGATATTCTTGTGTCTGGCTCAGATGACAGGAAAGTTATACTTTGGGACTGGGAAATGGGAAGCGTTAAACTCTCATATCATTCAGGCCACATTAACAATGTCTTTCAAGCAAAGATCATGCCCGGCACTGATGATAGAAGCATTGTTACTTGTGCCGCCGATGGTCAG GTGAGGCATGCTTTGATCCCAGAACATGGAGAAGTGGAACCAAAATTGCTTGGAAAACATCGACGTAGAGCTCATAAACTAGCCAATGAACCTGGCAGTCCACACATCTTTTATACATGTGGCGAGGATGGATTGGTCCAACAT tttGATCTAAGGACAGGGGTGGGCACACACCTATTTACTTGCAAATCCTTGCCCGGTAGAAATTATAGTATGCATGCTGTTGACCTTAATTCCATAGCTATTGATCCTAGGAATCCTAATCTGTTTGTGATTGGTGGTTCGGATGAATTTACTAGATTATATGATATCCGTCGTTATAAATGGGATAGTTCAAATAATTTTGGTCAACCGGCTGACTATTTTTGTCCCAAGCATATAGCTGGTGATGAGAATTTGGGTATAACAGGATTGGCATACTCGGATCAAAGTGAACTTCTTGTATCCTACTGTGACGAGTTCATCTATCTTTTCTCGAAAGACATGGGCTTGGGTAATGATGTAAATCTAATTCTAGATAACGACTCCTGTAGTTCCAACTCAGAGACAGAAACTGATGACAAATGCGGGCCCCGTGTCTACAAGGGGCACATAAATTCTATGACAGTGAAGGGTGTTAACTTCTTTGGACCCAAATGTGAGTATATTGTTAGTGGGTCAGATTGTGGTAGGATGTTCATTTGGAGAAGAAGTGATGCAGAGCTCATTCGTGTTCTAGAAGCAGATAAACAAGTGGTGAACTGTATCGAATCACATCCATATGCTGCTATGCTCGCCAGCAGTGGGCTTGAGCGTGATATTAAGATTTGGACACCGAGTGAAGTTGACAAAGCAACTCTCCCAACAGATATTCATAAG GTTTTTGCTCGTCGATTTCTTTTCCTTCCCAATTTTGACGTTGGCTCTGGTGATGAGTATTACTCCAACGactttgatgatgataatgaggaTAGTTCTATCGATAGCGAAGACGAAGACTACCAGGATGAAGACGacaatgatgattattatgatgacgaagatgatgacaatgatgatgatgatgatgatgacgacgacgacgacgatgatgatgatgatggtgttggtgttggtgATGAGGAAGTGGATGGCGACGTGATGATGGAGGTGGATGGGGAGGTTGTGACAGAGGTGGATGATTTTACTTGTGATGCTCATGAAGATCCCATCGAGAATGATATTCAGGTCTTTAATAGTGCTAGCAATGACGAATATGGTGATTCACTTGAAGATTTTCCCGATGATGAGGAATGA